The Acidobacteriota bacterium genomic sequence ACGACGCCGGTCGCCCGGCTGGACGGATCGTCGGACGGGAACTTCCCCACCAGGGTGCGGGGCGCGCCCGCCGCGCCTTCGCCGTACTCCAGGCGGTAGCGAATGCAGCGTCCGAGTTGCCCGGTGCCGATGTCGGAGGCCTCGAAGCCGAGCACCTCGACCTCGTGGCCCGCCGCGCGGAGCTGCTCGGCGAGCCACGCTGCGCTGACTTCCTCAGCCGTGGGAGTGAACGGCGCCGAAGTCACTCGGCCGCCTGGCGCTCGCGCCACCAGCCCGGACCGGTCCGCGACGGCCAGCCCTCGGGCGCGGTCGGCCACAGGAGGATCGTGCCCATCGGACCGAGTTCGACGCCGCGGATGTCGTCGTTGAAGACCCAGAGGAAGCTGACGTGGAACAGGAACAGGACCGGCTGGTCGCGATAGACCTCGCGGTGGATCTCCCGGTAGATCGCCGCGCGTCTCTCGCTGTCCTGCTCCCGCTTGCCGAGTTCGAAGAGCTCGTCGACCCTGGGGTTCGAGTAGCCGCCGCTGTTGCGGCCGCCGTCGTAGGCGTCGGTGGCCAGCTGGTTGCGGAGAGCATTCGGGTCCTGGGTCGTGCCGACAATCGTCCCGAGCGCCTGGAACTCGTGGGCGAGCCGCCTCTCGTTGAGCGAAGCGCTTTCGTAGGCGCGGGTGACCATCTCGACCCCGAGCCGGCGGAAGTCCTCGCGCAGGATGTCGAGCGTCCGCGGCACGTAGGTCAGGCCGGCGGTGTACGACAGCTCGAAGCTGAAGCGGACCCGCTCACCGTCGATCTCCTTGTAGCGCCAACCCGTGTCGGGGTCGGCGAGCCAGCCGGCCTGGTCGAGAAGCTCGGCGGCGCGCTCCAGGTCGTAGTCGAGCGCCTGCTCCAGGATCGCCGGCTCGTAGTCCCAGCGGCGTTCTTCCACCATGTAGCCGTAGGAACGCCGGTACAGGCCGTGGCCGACCCGGCGCAGGACGGTCTCGGCATCGTAGGCGTGGGCGAGCGCCCGGCGCACCAGGGGGTCGGCGAAGAAAGGATTGCTGCCGTCCATGTTCCAGAGGAGGCCAAGCAGCAGCGCCGACGCGTGGCGGCCCTTCACGCCTCTCTCCTCGAACAGCTCCCCTTTCGCCTGCCGGGCGAAGATGTTCGCGTCGACGTAGACCTGGTCGTACTCGCCTCCCAGGAACTGCAGGAAGGCGAGGTTCCGGTCCGGCTGGAACTTGAAGATCATCGTCTTCGCGGCCGGCGGCGCGCGGTCGAACAGGTAGTGGTCTTCCCACCGCTCGAGGACGACCCGATCGTTGTTCCGCCATTCCACGAAGCGGAACGGGCCGCTGCCGATCACCGCCTCGCGGCCGTAGCGGTTGTAGTAGGGCGAGGACCGGAGCGTCGGATCGGCGGCGCGCTCGGCGGCGTCGCCCACGATATGGAGCGGCATGATGGGAAAGGCGAGCGCCTCCAGGCGAAGCTGCGGCGCCAGGAGCCCGGCGAAGTCGAAGCGCACCCGGTGCTCGCCTGGCGCCGTGGCCCCGACGACGAGGTCGCGCGTCGTCGGCCAGTAGCTCACCGGTACCCGTTCGTCGCGCAGGGCTTCGAGCGAGAACACGACGTCGTGCGCGGTCCAGGGTGCGCCGTCGTGCCAGCGCAGCTCGGGATTCAACTCCAGGGTGACGGAGCGCAGATCCTCGGACGGTTGCACCGCGAGGACGACGTTGGAGTTCCAGTCGTAGTCCGACGGGT encodes the following:
- a CDS encoding ABC transporter substrate-binding protein, which gives rise to MKARARWLAVAAGLLAGACGHPLPVVETGGDYDPLADPLVDPPSLHELYPVTERQRADTATTIVRHDFSQPATLNPLFPSGAASAWTMFGMLFEWLVVRHGNPSDYDWNSNVVLAVQPSEDLRSVTLELNPELRWHDGAPWTAHDVVFSLEALRDERVPVSYWPTTRDLVVGATAPGEHRVRFDFAGLLAPQLRLEALAFPIMPLHIVGDAAERAADPTLRSSPYYNRYGREAVIGSGPFRFVEWRNNDRVVLERWEDHYLFDRAPPAAKTMIFKFQPDRNLAFLQFLGGEYDQVYVDANIFARQAKGELFEERGVKGRHASALLLGLLWNMDGSNPFFADPLVRRALAHAYDAETVLRRVGHGLYRRSYGYMVEERRWDYEPAILEQALDYDLERAAELLDQAGWLADPDTGWRYKEIDGERVRFSFELSYTAGLTYVPRTLDILREDFRRLGVEMVTRAYESASLNERRLAHEFQALGTIVGTTQDPNALRNQLATDAYDGGRNSGGYSNPRVDELFELGKREQDSERRAAIYREIHREVYRDQPVLFLFHVSFLWVFNDDIRGVELGPMGTILLWPTAPEGWPSRTGPGWWRERQAAE